Genomic DNA from Pectinophora gossypiella chromosome 20, ilPecGoss1.1, whole genome shotgun sequence:
TGATTAGACAAAGAAATACACACGACGAcatcaataaacgtggtcaaACGTACTCTTTGTTATGTCCATAATGATAGACTTTCCAGACGTACAGAATTGTCatagtttaaccttctaatttcatggataacagacatacttatgcatctttttttttcctcttttttaggccgcctgttgtgcttttctgtatatgctgtccttatctctgtattttgtgtccattgtgctcaataaagtattttatctatctatctatctatcttttatctttgtttttcagtataaatgattaccctttttattatacccaggcacaataacatattccacccattattattctcatcaatataaagagaagcaatataggtagcataaGAGCCAAAAGGTAACTTTTGATAATAACAAAATCAGCCTAAAGTAGACTTGGTTTTATTATGTACATATATTTCCCTCTAATCGCTGCTTTAATAACCATACAGATagataacaaattaaaaacaataaaacagcCTGATACTCCCACTGCTGTACaaaggcgtcccctcaatctaACTAATACTaatctaactaaaaaactaataACGCATATGGCATGAGGACGTGGAAATACATATTACCCGATATATTGAATAAGTTACCTAAAGACAAACAAACGGACATACTTACTgacataaaaacatgtaaacgtactttaaagaatttatacTTGGGTTCTAAAGATGTAACGTAATGTTACGATATTATTGTAACGAGGGAGCAATTTTCATTCGCTTCTCGCATAAGCCTTATTCAGGCTTTTAGATAAGCGTCTTAtactatgtaaataaataatttgtaaagtgttttgaacaaaataaaaaaaaatcaaccgGGTGTGGGGAGGGGAATAGCAAATGAAGGTTTAAAACGTTCATGACCGTCGAAGTGTTAAATGTCTTAGGCCGAGAAGTGACAAGTGAATGCGTCCGAGTGTCCGAGTCAAATCTCCCAtcagtcacgttaaaaaaaaacactaaataacTTATGCAACAATCTCGCAGAAACATGGCGCGTTAAAATAACTGTAGCTAAGTGTCTCTAATTATAATGACCTACTCTTCACTAACTTGAAAATACGGTCAAACGAAAATTGCTCCTTCTACCTAGCTCTTTGTAAAGTTGAAATTCTGTCATACCTATCCtacctaagtacttaaatagatTCAAATAGGGAATATGTAGGTAATATCTATTGGTGTAGGATTAGAGGTAGAAGAATCGTACTTTTatacgtaggtaagtatatcatGAGATAAATGTAGATATATTACATCAAATTGTAATGTCCTGTAAAGTAACGGATAGGTGTTTTACTACAATACCACTACTGGTTACAGCCCACTAAACAAGCACCTAATCACTATaggattattccttattctatgctttaggcCTACAAAGAGGACTGTCTGTGGGTAGAAGAAATTGTCTTTCTCGTGATCCTGGAGTGCGTGGAAGTTGCAGCACGATCGGTGCAAATCCTCAAGTAAACGAGGTCGCTCCTCGAAGCCTTCTGCAGAAGCAGGAGGCTTCAGAGCTTCGGCGGCTATTTATAGCCAAGAATTATTTCACCCATACATAAGTCTAAACGCGGAAAAAATATCACAGTCTATCAtgcgtataaaaaaaaatataacgctGCGTCTGAATACTATTTTTACCATTTTATTCTTGGGAATATTGGACCaatagatatattttaaaacaatgtgaACCAGTTATATTTGTACATAGTTGCTTCAGTAGGATTTTGTTTGTAGGTCAAGGTGAATAAGAAATAAGTTTCATACTTACCGATCAATGTAGTGCTGGGGTGAGGGCGTCTAAAAATAGATCGCACTTTATTTCTTTTAGCAGCGGTTTGTTTTTTCAGAATGCCAATAATTAGATTAATTGATACTTACGGATAAAGTTAAATCGTACTACAATTTTCGCTATAGTGACGCATTCCCATCAACAACTTTCTTACGTTCCCTTATTttcgattaaaaaatatattaacataatcatcatcatcagcccattgacgtccccactgctggggcacgggccttccctatggatggatagggagatcgggccttaaaccgtcacgcgggcccagtgcggattgatggttattaacgactgctaatgcagccgggaccaacgtcttaacgtgccttccgaagcacggaggagctcgaggtgaaaacttttttttttgtggtcacccatcctatgaccggcctttgcgaaagttgcttaacttcaacaatcgcagaccgagcgcgttaaccgctgcgccaccgagctcctcaacactaTATATATTaacatatattattgtttatcttTCCAGGTACTGTGGTGCTCTTTGGCGGTGCTGTCAGTGCTATCCGGGACGCATGGTCACGGGCGGCTAATCGAGCCGCCATCGCGGGCCTCGGCGTGGCGCTTCGGGTTCGACACCCCCCACAACTACAACGACCACGAGCTCTACTGCGGCGGCTTCTCCCGCCAGTGGAACAAGAACGACGGCAAGTGTGGCGTCTGCGGCGACGCCTGGGACGCGCCACAACCCCGCCCCCACGAACTCGGAGGCCGCTTCGGCAAAGGCGTCATCGTACGACGATACGCCCCCAAAGACGCCGTCACTATCAAAGTAGACCTAACCGCTAACCACAACGGATACTTCGAATTCAGAGTATGCGATGAACCAAAAGGCACTACTCAGGAATGTCTCGACAAACACGTGCTGAAGGTCGACGGACGAGATGGGACGAAGTTCTATCCCAGAGACGGGAATAAGATATACGAAATGAAATACAGGTTGCCTGACGACTTTGAATGTGCGCATTGTGTGTTGCAATGGAGGTATATAGCTGGAAACAATTGGGGAACTTGTGAGAACGGGACGGGGGCGGTGGGGTGCGGACCGCAGGAGGAGTTCAGGGCTTGTGCTGACATAGCCATTGGGGAGAAGTTCGCGACCACGACGAGACGGCCGAGACCGACGTACGTGCCTCCGGGCAGACGGCCCACCGTACCCACTCCGGAGGAGAGCTCTGGAAGCTCCTGGTACGGCCTGGTCATCGCTATCGTTGCGTTGCTCGTCGCTGTCGCTGTGCTCGCAGGTATCTACCTGTACTACTACAGGGGAGGCATGCGCATCAAGAGCCTGCTCAAGTCAAAAACTGCCCCGCCCGCCCCCGTCCCGCCGCCGAGACACAAAAGAGCATCCCTGTCAAGAGAAATGCCTCCAGAATTAACCCCCTCGAAGGGCATTCCCGAATCGGGCTTCGAGACTGTAGACTTAAGAGCCAAATGATTCTGTTAGGTTAGTAAATAAAGAACGCCGAACTAAATGTTACTTTTCACAGAACTGAAGATAAGTTAGCTCTTGAAAAGATCTGTTGAAAGttttattagccgtaaaagatTTTTTGTAGAGGTGAATGAACCTGGAATGATTTTCTGTAAGCCAAACTTTTGTCCTGATATTTGTGTTCACAAAATGGCGTCCTATGTTTTTTTGGTTCTCCTATCGACTACCACTGCCGTAACTAGTGATATTTTGAGTGTGTGAATGTAAGCCAGTGTTCTAATTCGAtctgaatttaaaaatataattatttttaagtaagctTAAGTATAAGACctttgtaaattatatttatgtttttaaattaaaaaatatttaaattagtattatttccgttgtttaattttaaaagaaaacaaatacacCATGATAGGAAGTAGACCTCACTAGATCAATACCTAAACATACTGAAATGATAAGAGCCAATTCCTTCTTTTATGAACAACCTACTTTACGTGCTTACAAATTAGCAATAAGGTAGGTAgaagttaaaaaaaagtacaaatacTTAACTAAGGAATTTGcattttatctattttacaTCCAAACAGACACAATTTCACTTCACATAGCAGATGACTGACCCGTCTTTGTAGTCTGTGGGACAGACTGCCTACTCTGGTGCGAAATAAAAGCGTGTAtaaaacagcgccatctattatagATAATTCGGAAATAAATACTGTCATGAATATGATGTCATTTCTATCATTTCGTGTCATGActatagagattttttttttcttatatggCAACACTATGCAAATGTCAATGTCAAACTATAAAACCATAgacaaaatcacaaaacaaaCGTGCTGCTGAAAAGCCAAAGAAGTCCCGAAAGCGGATTTATTTTCGGAAAAAAGACTTAGATAAATGAAAAATGCCGGCGCGGCCTCAGCATATGCACGACGGCGGTATTGTGGAGCGTCGATTGCGGCCGATATACGGTAAATGCTTTGTAAAAATTACGTCTACAACAACCTCCCTTGGAGACGGGGTCTTTGCGGTGATATTATGAGAAGTTGTGTATTTTGCAGACTggttggacaatggaaacaatAAGAAGGCTCTGCAGGAGGCAGAAAAGGTGCTTAAAAAGAGTCCTTCGTTGCAAGCGGCGCGAGCGTTGAAGGCACTGGCTCTTTTTAGGTTAGGAAAAGCACCGGAGGCACACGCCGTGCTGGACGCGCTGGCGGACGAGAAACCGAGCGACGACACGACGCTGCAAGCCATGACCATATCCTACAGGGAGTCCCAACAACGTGAGTACTTTAAATTCATACTATCCTAGTACAATCCCCTTCTAAAAGACCAACTCTTAGTGCTATTTTTAATgccaccattttttttttattatggtttacaaaattaataataaataactttaaaacaATATCTACTCTGGGTTCAGAAAGATGGCTGTCACAATAATTTAATTAGTCCATCAGCAGTATAAAAACTTTCTTCAGTGACAAATGAgctaaaataatatatgtatccctgaaagggtaggcagagatgtattgCAAAAGAGCTAAAACAATACTTTTTATATAAGTTAATTATTTCCACAATCATCTGTGGTTTTTGATGATTAGAAAAAGTTATTGTAAGTTACaccaaaagatctcttagctataacttcattgtaagtattttgaaacataataactttaaatgaactccactcccacagatcaaccgaggaattggttttgtggggttttattgtaccaatatgtTTTGtattcttatgaaaaataaacattttacttacttacttacacactTCTATTTCCCCCATATAGGAcgtaaaaattcaaattcaaaaatttctttactaagtagataacatagttacactttgaattataatttttttcataacaaatgtctcatctgcctaaaactactgaaaCATTAAACACTCCTGAAACATtaaacattctttaaaaaaaagcaatatattgTCATACAATTAGAAATAATATGTAGGGATGAGGAGTTTCAATTTCTTAGAATTTCAAGGTCAATGACCTATGGTCTATGTTTCTGAAGGTGTTAATTACTTTTAGAGTGTTATATCTAGGGTGATGGTGACACTATACCAAATATTGAGaaggataattcagctcatgattcatTGTTCCCCTCTTTCTGAATTAGTATTTAGTATGGTATCACTAACAGCCTAGTATTATCTTCTTGTTGCTGTAATCTGTGTCCCAGTGGATAACTGTTTTTTTGATCTTCCCAACAGTGCACAAGGTGTGTGCCTTATacgaggcggcggtgaaggccGAGCCGTTGTCTGAAGAGCTCCACTCTCACTTGTTCATGTCGTACGTCTGCATCGGGGACTACCGCGCGCAGCAGCGGGCCGCTATGGCGCTCTATAAGTTTGCGCCCAAAAATCCTTATTACTTCTGGGCTGTTATGAGCATTGTTATGCAGGTGAGGCATCCATACCAATATTATAGATGCAAAAGTGTATGTGTCTATCTGTTCGTTTGTCCATCTTTTATGGCAAAATGGAGCGACGAATTGgcgtgatttttaagtggaaatagttgaagggatggagagtaaCATAggatattttttgtctctttctaacccccgcATTTCCCTAAAATGGAtaaaaatcgtgcatcatttattttttttaaaatgccCCCTATCCCTTCAAAgagagggtgaaattttatatggggtaggaagctaaaaatttgtAATAAGGAAATGGGAACTGTGTTATTAAGAGGCAGACAGTtaacataacacacacataATATTGAAAGGAGCAGAGCTAAGTCActctacataatattatagtcCATTTTCAACTGTCTTTTCATGCAGTCTGGTTTTAAGTGCATTATATCATATATCCTGTACTTGTAGAATGTGTTATATAATTGTACTTCAGTTTATACAAAGTAGGATTGCCAAAATAAATTACCGTAAATTACAATAACTGTAGCATTCCAACTTTAGAAGCCATAAAAAATGCAACTATGTATAACTACTTCCACTTTATCAGTGGAAATACAATATTGCTTGGAACTGGTAGAATGAATTTTACAACCTTTTGTTTACATATAGATGCATCTCACCAGTTTCCTACTACGTAATTTCAAATCCTAATTTCTTACATTTTGTATATTGTAATATGGTaactaatattaataaaatacttccTTCAACAGGCGAAAACTATGGATGATCCCACTAAAAAAGGCATCCTTCTTTCTCTAGCCCAGAGAATGGTGGACAACTTTATAACTGAAAACAAAATGGAGGCTGAACAAGAAGCACGGTTATACATCATGATCCTTGAACTACAAGACAAATGGGAAGACATCTTGAAGTTCATAGAGAGCCCCTTATACTCCAATTTAGTCCCTGGTTCAACTGCCCCAGCGTGTATACCGTATTTGATGAAGCTAAAACAATGGAGACGGCTTAATCTGATCTGTAAAGAGTTGCTATGGGAGAACCAAGATAGATGGGACTATTACTTGCCATACTTTGATTCGGTCTTTCAGTTGATGAAGGATGGGACTA
This window encodes:
- the LOC126376033 gene encoding uncharacterized protein LOC126376033, producing the protein MNVLWCSLAVLSVLSGTHGHGRLIEPPSRASAWRFGFDTPHNYNDHELYCGGFSRQWNKNDGKCGVCGDAWDAPQPRPHELGGRFGKGVIVRRYAPKDAVTIKVDLTANHNGYFEFRVCDEPKGTTQECLDKHVLKVDGRDGTKFYPRDGNKIYEMKYRLPDDFECAHCVLQWRYIAGNNWGTCENGTGAVGCGPQEEFRACADIAIGEKFATTTRRPRPTYVPPGRRPTVPTPEESSGSSWYGLVIAIVALLVAVAVLAGIYLYYYRGGMRIKSLLKSKTAPPAPVPPPRHKRASLSREMPPELTPSKGIPESGFETVDLRAK